The following coding sequences are from one Schizosaccharomyces osmophilus chromosome 1, complete sequence window:
- a CDS encoding transmembrane transporter has product MRNSNVSFYIDSPHSRPPSNSIPTIQLSKDSSSARYEPFTPSPLSHTTLPHVPPPPSTSKSHSNLSTIQSALARTSDYPHHSNPLLEPSTTPIPHTKSSPNILSQHTSSSRSHHNSSKSEDGDESESRNSSSSASVHSSSNLPRSSHLQSSGHSQHPRFICPEPVSNLQQDERLFLHEPSTQQPSRAPHGQSDSSVSSPRPNALPEYRTMQSEKDPSLDLPKQPAKLSKKRFKQLWRRCKQPSTWKVPSCIQWIPKNLTRKGIKPVIRSSINTWIAFLLLICDHTNKTFGMASFFAVITSMLVPAMEPIAPMLWKCTFQFLLLFTTYAWTVLASKLAAVSRGSPSKEKCLQDAIADGFRCSDPSQGMQKCLTEAIFQSYFVRPLPSIIWALFEFVACAVLIRIKMKYKPLNFPCVFGIICAAISANYGPMYPYFYPNVGLFFIIPNCVQTAITVGCTLFILPETCNFSYNSMLCTVTENTRKYMQKQIEMLSHSPTSEGWKSFASTLEKDVADLKSLLTKMKSNEVFLDTEFSYGRLKGQDLVSLQRLFRKTILRLSSFSYFCKLIEHNMQIYDEDTMEQAEKATLHSRVGTPAPSMRSASPNRAALEINQLWSPTHRRTVSSQTEQERGRVASASQLVVPTEDNVRTIESAIPYNSSSASLDDGNTPHRHNRTRSAITIAAGNLHSHQRSRQSSMGSKSHRSRSRLRGAFGKIIKQTKKSYKPVGMLEAQHYLALENRLPYNRPQFLDSLLSVLKSSSVDLFDQTIYALDALDAWLNEANHDRFKHIFSKKNQKEASESRLQLIKLHYDHLSEALSDFEKEKCFEARKPYEPLFQNADTEAFYMHSLRSLFVVYYYESHLMQAVRGVLQILNTVIELEGKRSRRRLWWPLRTLRASLYSQLSGHDDFHDDVEDVEKDLKESSTQARNPDADSPSNLYHVIGLHTMRLLKSVFRPMNVFVLKVGALAVICTIPAFVRNSARWYYYNRGLWAVILATMSMQRYTADTVYGYLMRVVGTFFGTVVGMIIWYTGNGHGLGNAYGLAVVLAAMLPFVLFVRVHLIILTPMPSVIFSVTVALVVSYSWKAYHEPGIVTFGVGWDVAYRRFLVVLAGITVAFIFSFLPKPLTARYAVRKSIGNSLIELGALHCEISNFSRRVNHEHIDTEIQSKILNLTQTVRGLKDRLSMVSYEPSVVGKWPMEKYEALCETELSLLNLLNSLMTTFTTLDDEWMYALLRRIGWFDHKFIADQMAVLYMSSNALQTGNPLPQIVPAPLVDRFFSKSGDVFLPPVFNDTQFQEQKGLSYDMLSNMNYLNFAVGCTIAYAIVNQIDRIMFVTKSLCGEIYDMDEWPFLMEDEYGFLKKEPEVAEQQRRMHDMI; this is encoded by the coding sequence ATGCGAAATTCAAACGTTTCGTTTTACATAGACTCCCCTCATTCTCGCCCTCCCTCTAATTCTATTCCCACTATTCAGCTGAGCAAAGACTCTTCATCAGCTCGTTATGAACCATTTACACCTTCTCCCCTCTCTCATACCACCCTCCCTCACGTTCCTCCTCCTCCCTCTACCTCTAAATCGCACTCCAACCTTTCTACCATTCAATCAGCGCTTGCTCGTACCTCCGACTACCCTCATCACTCAAATCCTCTCCTCGAGCCCTCGACTACTCCAATTCCACACACAAAATCCTCCCCTAATATTCTCTCACAGCACACTTCATCCTCTCGCTCCCACCACAATTCCTCAAAGTCTGAAGATGGTGATGAATCTGAGTCCAGAAATTCATCTTCTAGTGCTTCTGTTCATAGTTCATCAAATCTTCCCCGATCTTCTCATTTGCAATCTTCTGGTCATTCCCAGCATCCTCGTTTTATATGTCCTGAACCGGTTTCGAACCTGCAGCAGGATGAAaggctttttcttcatgagCCATCGACCCAACAGCCTTCCAGAGCCCCTCATGGCCAGTCTGATTCCTCCGTTTCATCTCCACGTCCTAATGCTTTACCGGAATACAGGACCATGCAATCAGAAAAAGACCCTTCTCTAGATCTTCCAAAGCAGCCAGCAAAACTATCTAAGAAGCGTTTTAAACAGCTTTGGCGCCGATGCAAACAGCCTTCTACTTGGAAGGTTCCTTCGTGCATTCAATGGATTCCCAAAAATTTAACTCGAAAGGGGATTAAACCTGTAATTCGTTCATCAATTAATACTTGGATagctttccttcttctcaTATGTGACCATACTAATAAGACTTTTGGTATGGCTAGTTTCTTTGCCGTAATTACTTCTATGCTGGTACCTGCTATGGAACCGATAGCTCCTATGCTATGGAAGTGTACCTTTCAATTTCTACTACTATTTACCACTTATGCTTGGACTGTCTTGGCATCTAAACTTGCTGCCGTCTCTCGTGGCTCTCcatccaaagaaaaatgctTACAAGATGCCATCGCTGATGGATTTCGCTGTAGTGATCCTAGCCAAGGAATGCAAAAATGCTTAACAGaagcaatttttcaaagttatTTTGTTCGTCCTCTACCTTCTATTATATGGGCCCTTTTCGAATTTGTCGCTTGTGCTGTGTTAATTCGTATCAAGATGAAGTATAAACCATTAAATTTCCCGTGTGTCTTTGGAATTATCTGTGCTGCAATAAGCGCAAATTATGGACCAATGTATCCTTACTTTTATCCTAATGttggtttatttttcattatccCTAATTGTGTACAAACCGCCATTACTGTCGGCTGCACACTCTTTATACTTCCTGAGACATGCAATTTTTCATACAATTCTATGTTGTGTACTGTTACAgaaaatacaagaaaatatatgcaaaaacaaatagaaATGTTATCCCATTCTCCTACTTCCGAGGGTTGGAAATCATTTGCTTCTACATTGGAAAAGGATGTTGCTGATTTGAAAAGCCTATTAActaaaatgaaatcaaaTGAAGTCTTCTTGGATACTGAATTCTCTTATGGTCGTTTGAAGGGTCAAGATTTGGTATCCTTGCAAAGACTTTTTAGGAAAACAATTCTTCGTctgtcttctttttcttatttctgTAAGCTTATTGAGCATAATATGCAAATTTATGACGAGGATACAATGGAACAAGCTGAAAAAGCAACCCTACATTCTAGAGTTGGGACACCAGCGCCTTCTATGCGATCTGCCTCGCCAAATCGAGCTGCTTTAGAAATCAATCAGCTTTGGTCTCCAACTCATCGCCGTACAGTTTCAAGCCAGACGGAACAAGAGAGAGGTCGAGTTGCATCAGCAAGTCAGTTAGTAGTACCTACAGAGGATAATGTGAGAACGATCGAATCTGCCATTCCGTACAATTCCTCGTCAGCATCTTTAGATGATGGTAATACTCCTCACCGTCATAATCGAACGCGTTCTGCAATAACTATAGCAGCTGGTAATCTTCACAGCCATCAAAGGAGTCGTCAAAGTTCGATGGGCTCTAAAAGTCACCGAAGTCGTAGTCGTTTGCGAGGAGCATTTGGAAAGATTATCaagcaaaccaaaaagtCGTATAAGCCAGTAGGAATGTTAGAAGCTCAACATTACCTAGCTTTGGAAAATAGATTGCCATATAATCGACCTCAATTTCTTGACTCACTACTTTCTGTTTTAAAGTCGTCATCTGTGGATTTATTTGACCAAACGATTTATGCTTTGGATGCTTTGGATGCTTGGCTAAACGAAGCTAATCATGATCGATTTAAgcatattttttctaaaaaaaatcagaaaGAAGCTAGCGAAAGTCGTCTTCAACTTATAAAGTTACATTACGATCATTTGTCTGAGGCCCTTtctgattttgaaaaggagAAATGTTTTGAAGCTCGAAAACCTTACGAGCCATTATTCCAAAATGCGGACACGGAAGCCTTTTATATGCATTCTTTAAGGTCGCTTTTTGTGGTTTATTATTACGAATCTCATTTAATGCAGGCCGTGCGAGGTGTTCTGCAGATTTTAAATACTGTCATCGAATTAGAAGGTAAACGTTCACGTCGGCGCTTATGGTGGCCTCTGAGGACTCTGAGAGCCAGTTTGTATTCTCAGCTCTCCGGACATGATGACTTCCATGACGATGTCGAAGATGTCGAAAAGGATCTCAAGGAGTCAAGCACGCAAGCTCGTAATCCAGATGCTGACAGCCCATCCAATTTGTACCATGTCATAGGTTTACATACAATGCGTTTGTTGAAATCTGTGTTTAGACCCATGAacgtttttgttttgaaagttgGAGCACTAGCAGTAATATGTACAATCCCTGCTTTCGTTAGAAATTCAGCTCGTTGGTATTACTATAATAGAGGATTATGGGCTGTAATTCTGGCTACGATGAGTATGCAACGTTATACTGCTGATACTGTTTACGGATACCTCATGAGAGTTGTTGGCACTTTTTTTGGTACTGTTGTGGGTATGATCATATGGTATACAGGTAACGGACATGGCCTAGGAAATGCCTACGGGTTAGCTGTGGTTTTAGCAGCCATGCTCCCATTTGTCTTGTTTGTTAGAGTCCATCTAATAATCTTAACCCCAATGCCATCAGTTATTTTTTCAGTTACAGTAGCTCTTGTTGTTAGCTACTCTTGGAAAGCATATCACGAGCCTGGAATTGTAACATTCGGAGTTGGTTGGGACGTTGCCTATCGTAGGTTCTTGGTTGTTCTGGCCGGAATTACAgttgcttttattttttccttcttacCCAAACCTCTTACTGCAAGATATGCTGTTCGAAAAAGTATTGGAAATAGCCTTATCGAACTTGGAGCACTTCATTGCgaaatttcaaatttttcgCGAAGAGTAAACCATGAGCATATTGACACAGAAATCCAAAGCAAGATATTAAACCTAACTCAGACAGTCCGAGGTTTGAAGGATAGATTATCTATGGTAAGTTATGAACCTTCCGTAGTAGGAAAATGGCCAATGGAAAAATATGAAGCTCTCTGTGAAACCGAACTATCGTTGTTGAATTTACTTAATTCGTTAATGACGACCTTTACAACCCTCGACGACGAGTGGATGTATGCGTTATTAAGAAGGATCGGTTGGTTTGATCATAAGTTTATAGCTGATCAAATGGCTGTTCTTTATATGTCTTCAAATGCCCTACAAACTGGTAATCCTTTACCTCAGATTGTTCCTGCTCCTTTAGTAGACCGGTTTTTCAGTAAAAGTGGCGATGTTTTCTTGCCCCCTGTTTTCAACGATACCCAGTTTCAAGAACAGAAGGGGCTAAGCTATGATATGCTAAGTAATATGAACTACCTAAATTTTGCAGTCGGTTGTACCATTGCATATGCAATTGTCAATCAGATCGATCGAATTATGTTTGTTACGAAATCTTTATGTGGTGAAATATACGATATGGATGAATGGCCTTTCTTAATGGAGGATGAATACGGCttcttaaagaaagaacctGAAGTCGCTGAACAGCAACGACGGATGCACGATATGATTTAA
- the pabp gene encoding major poly(A) binding protein Pabp/Pab1: MALTDLNKQADVAAESEVKPTTSVEATNQQESGAGEAETQKPTEEAASGDVSGAGTPGTTTSSLANPSASAPSSASLYVGELDPSVTEAMLFELFNSIGPVASIRVCRDAVTRRSLGYAYVNFHNMEDGSKALDELNYTLIKGRPCRIMWSQRDPSLRKMGTGNVFIKNLDPAIDNKALHDTFSAFGKILSCKVAVDELSNSKGYGFVHFDTVDSANAAIEHVNGMLLNDKKVYVGHHVSRRERQSKFEQMKANFTNVYVKNLDTEITEQEFSDLFTPFGEITSLSLVKDQADKPRGFGFVNFANHEDAERAVDELNDTEINGKKLYVGRAQKKHEREDELRRRYEQIKMEKMNKYQGVNLFVKNLQDEVDDERLKNEFSAFGTITSAKVMTDEQGKSKGFGFVCYTTPEEANKAVTEMNQRMLAGKPLYVALAQRKEVRRTQLEAQIQARNQFRLQQQVAAAAGIPAVQYGGGPLMYGPGGYPIPAAVNGRGMPMVPGHNGPMPMYPGMPPQFPPGVAPTYPGMSPRGPAPVPAQGRPMMMPGGVPQPEAAESAVPDMPERFTAADLAAVPEENRKQVLGELLYPKIFMREEKLAGKITGMLLEMQDSELLELLEEDAALSERIDEALNVLHEFADEEPAGEQ, from the coding sequence ATGGCTCTTACGGATCTGAATAAGCAAGCTGACGTCGCCGCTGAGAGCGAAGTTAAGCCCACTACCTCTGTTGAGGCTACCAACCAACAGGAATCTGGTGCTGGTGAAGCTGAAACCCAAAAGCCCACCGAGGAAGCTGCTTCCGGTGATGTTTCTGGTGCTGGTACCCCTGGTACTACCACCAGCTCTTTAGCTAACCCCTCTGCTAGCGCTCCCTCTAGTGCTTCCTTATATGTTGGTGAACTCGACCCCAGTGTGACTGAAGCTATGCTTTTTGAGCTCTTTAACAGTATTGGACCTGTGGCAAGCATTCGTGTTTGCCGTGACGCCGTTACTCGTCGCTCTTTGGGCTATGCTTATGTCAACTTCCACAACATGGAAGACGGTTCCAAGGCTTTGGACGAGCTTAACTACACTTTGATCAAGGGCCGTCCTTGCCGTATCATGTGGTCTCAACGTGATCCTTCTTTGCGTAAGATGGGTACTGGCAACGTTTTCATTAAGAACTTGGATCCAGCTATCGATAACAAGGCTTTGCACGACACTTTCTCTGCTTTCGGCAAGATTTTGTCCTGTAAGGTTGCTGTCGATGAGCTAAGCAACTCTAAGGGATACGGATTTGTTCATTTCGACACTGTCGACTCTGCCAACGCAGCCATTGAGCACGTTAATGGCATGCTTTTGAACGACAAAAAGGTTTACGTTGGTCACCACGTTAGCCGTCGTGAGCGTCAATCTAAGTTTGAGCAAATGAAGGCTAACTTCACCAACGTTTACGTCAAAAACCTTGACACTGAAATCACCGAACAAGAATTCAGTGATCTCTTTACTCCCTTTGGTGAAATCACCTCTCTTTCTTTGGTCAAGGACCAAGCTGACAAGCCCCgtggttttggttttgtcAACTTCGCTAACCATGAGGATGCTGAAAGGGCCGTCGATGAGCTCAACGATACAGAAATCAACGGTAAGAAGCTCTATGTTGGCCGCGCTCAAAAGAAGCACGAACGTGAAGATGAGCTCCGCAGACGTTATGAGCAAATTAAGATGGAAAAGATGAACAAATACCAAGGCGTCAACCTTTTCGTCAAGAACTTGCAGGATGAAGTTGATGATGAGCGTCTTAAGAACGAATTCTCTGCTTTCGGTACCATCACTTCCGCCAAGGTTATGACTGATGAACAAGGCAAGTCTAAGGGCTTCGGTTTCGTTTGCTACACTACCCCTGAGGAGGCTAACAAGGCTGTTACTGAAATGAACCAGCGCATGCTCGCTGGCAAGCCTTTGTATGTTGCCCTTGCTCAACGTAAGGAGGTTCGTCGTACTCAATTGGAAGCCCAAATTCAAGCCCGCAACCAATTCCGTTTACAACAACAAGTTGCAGCTGCCGCTGGTATCCCTGCTGTTCAATACGGTGGTGGCCCTCTCATGTATGGCCCCGGTGGTTACCCCATCCCTGCTGCCGTTAACGGACGTGGTATGCCCATGGTTCCTGGTCACAATGGCCCTATGCCTATGTACCCCGGAATGCCTCCTCAATTTCCCCCCGGTGTCGCTCCCACTTACCCTGGTATGAGCCCTCGTGGACCCGCTCCCGTCCCCGCTCAAGGTCGTCCTATGATGATGCCCGGTGGTGTTCCTCAGCCTGAGGCTGCCGAATCTGCTGTTCCTGATATGCCTGAAAGATTCACTGCTGCCGATTTGGCTGCTGTTCCTGAGGAGAACAGAAAGCAAGTTCTTGGTGAATTGCTCTACCCCAAGATCTTCATGCGTGAAGAGAAACTTGCTGGTAAGATTACTGGTAtgcttttggaaatgcAAGATTCTGAGTTATTGGAACTTCTTGAGGAAGATGCTGCTCTTAGCGAGCGTATCGATGAGGCCCTCAATGTCTTGCACGAATTTGCCGATGAAGAGCCTGCCGGTGAGCAATAA